One genomic region from Conexibacter woesei DSM 14684 encodes:
- a CDS encoding trypsin-like serine protease, whose translation MHIRKFRIPGRAAAAALVALGALLTSATAAFASDRPLTLRQDEPVKKPAIVGGTPITIAQVPWQVFLESTVPGGVARCGGTIINTTTVVTAAHCVYDSSTGQPILAAAMTVKAGISDFRNPEATRQDSPVAQVRVHPGYVYDLGSRGVAPDDVAVLTLAVPLNFSGPAVRQIAPTSPFAYLAPGTAASISGFGRQTAGGTPDGKLYGLDTTVGDPLACGGEANAVVLCVTSQVGSACQGDSGGPLTAGGVFAGVASFVTVSGPTGECGPGSLNGYTNLAAPEILEFIQGSANPPIAPRGGRDISARGVFQANNSMTCTAGTWSGAPAFTYAFVDTRNGQVLQNGPSATYAFTGGDVGRTVACAVSASNAGGTGISRTQASPAIAAAPAPAPVPTPRPQPRPQPRRPTPAKPSLRVSVKASSTRVVAGRTVTYAITVANRGRAAARKVVVCDAPGKGLTFGSLPKGARKSRGRACWSLGTVKARSTRTLRVSLRVAGTTKPGLVSNRVAVSSANAGRRSATARVRVVPAQQRGRTRPPGVTG comes from the coding sequence ATGCACATTCGAAAGTTCAGGATCCCAGGGCGGGCTGCTGCCGCCGCCCTGGTCGCGCTCGGTGCTCTCCTCACCAGCGCCACGGCCGCGTTCGCCAGTGACAGACCGCTGACGCTGCGCCAGGACGAGCCGGTCAAGAAGCCCGCGATCGTCGGCGGCACGCCGATCACGATCGCGCAGGTGCCGTGGCAGGTCTTCCTCGAGTCCACGGTCCCCGGCGGTGTCGCCCGCTGTGGCGGCACGATCATCAACACCACGACGGTCGTCACGGCCGCACACTGCGTCTACGACAGCAGCACCGGCCAGCCGATCCTGGCCGCTGCGATGACGGTCAAGGCCGGCATCTCCGACTTCAGAAACCCCGAGGCGACGAGACAGGACAGTCCCGTCGCGCAGGTGCGGGTCCACCCGGGATACGTCTACGACCTCGGCAGCAGAGGCGTCGCGCCCGACGACGTCGCGGTGCTGACGCTCGCTGTCCCGCTCAACTTCAGCGGCCCCGCCGTCAGACAGATCGCGCCCACGAGCCCGTTCGCGTACCTCGCGCCCGGCACCGCCGCGTCGATCTCCGGCTTCGGCCGCCAGACCGCGGGCGGCACGCCCGACGGCAAGCTCTACGGCCTCGACACGACCGTCGGCGATCCGCTCGCGTGCGGCGGCGAGGCGAACGCCGTCGTCCTGTGCGTCACCAGCCAGGTCGGCTCGGCCTGCCAGGGCGACTCCGGCGGCCCGCTGACCGCCGGCGGCGTCTTCGCCGGCGTCGCCAGCTTCGTCACCGTCAGCGGCCCGACAGGCGAGTGCGGCCCCGGCTCGCTCAACGGCTACACCAACCTCGCCGCACCCGAGATCCTGGAGTTCATCCAGGGCAGCGCCAACCCGCCGATCGCGCCCCGCGGCGGCAGAGACATCAGCGCCCGCGGCGTCTTCCAGGCGAACAACTCGATGACGTGCACCGCCGGCACCTGGAGCGGCGCGCCGGCGTTCACCTACGCGTTCGTCGACACGCGCAACGGCCAGGTGCTGCAGAACGGCCCAAGCGCGACGTACGCGTTCACCGGCGGCGACGTCGGCCGCACGGTCGCATGCGCCGTCAGCGCCAGCAACGCCGGCGGCACGGGGATCTCGCGCACGCAGGCGTCGCCCGCGATCGCCGCCGCCCCGGCGCCCGCGCCGGTGCCGACGCCCAGACCGCAGCCGAGACCGCAGCCGAGAAGACCGACCCCGGCGAAGCCGTCGCTGCGCGTCAGCGTCAAGGCGTCGAGCACGCGCGTCGTCGCCGGCCGCACGGTCACGTACGCGATCACCGTCGCCAACCGCGGTCGCGCGGCGGCCCGCAAGGTCGTCGTCTGCGACGCTCCCGGCAAGGGCCTGACGTTCGGCAGCCTGCCGAAGGGCGCGAGAAAGTCGCGCGGCCGCGCCTGCTGGTCGCTCGGCACGGTGAAGGCGAGATCGACGCGCACGCTGCGGGTGTCGCTGCGCGTCGCCGGCACGACGAAGCCCGGCCTCGTCTCCAACCGCGTCGCGGTCAGCTCCGCGAACGCGGGCAGACGCTCCGCGACCGCGCGCGTGCGCGTCGTCCCGGCGCAGCAGAGAGGCCGCACCCGTCCCCCCGGGGTGACCGGCTAG
- a CDS encoding ABC transporter ATP-binding protein, protein MSRLSGSGLRLAYDDRVVVHDLDVEIPDGSFTVVVGPNACGKSTLLRALARMLKPRAGSVVLDGAEIRSQPAKDVARRLGLLPQSPVAPDAITVADLVARGRYPHQRLLRQWSPDDERAVAEALAATATTELAGRAVDELSGGQRQRVWLAMALAQETPLLLLDEPTTFLDIAHQIEVLDLCADLRERHGRTLVAVLHDLNHACRYATHLIALRDGRIVAEGAPGDVVDAELVEAVFGLPCRVIPDPETGTPLVVPAARTRAARAAPGPAA, encoded by the coding sequence ATGAGCCGTCTTTCCGGCAGCGGGCTGCGGCTCGCCTACGACGACCGCGTCGTCGTGCACGACCTCGACGTCGAGATCCCCGACGGCTCGTTCACGGTCGTCGTCGGGCCGAACGCGTGCGGCAAGTCGACGTTGCTGCGGGCGCTCGCGCGGATGCTGAAGCCGCGCGCCGGCAGCGTCGTGCTCGACGGCGCGGAGATCCGCTCGCAGCCGGCGAAGGACGTCGCGCGGCGGCTCGGGCTGCTGCCGCAGAGCCCGGTCGCGCCGGACGCGATCACCGTCGCCGACCTCGTCGCGCGCGGTCGCTATCCGCACCAGCGGCTGCTGCGCCAGTGGTCGCCGGACGACGAGCGCGCCGTCGCGGAGGCGCTCGCGGCGACCGCGACGACGGAGCTGGCGGGCCGCGCCGTCGACGAGCTGTCCGGCGGCCAGCGCCAACGCGTCTGGCTGGCGATGGCGCTCGCGCAGGAGACGCCGCTGCTGCTGCTCGACGAGCCGACGACGTTCCTCGACATCGCCCATCAGATCGAGGTGCTCGACCTCTGCGCCGACCTGCGCGAGCGCCACGGCCGCACGCTCGTGGCGGTCCTCCACGACCTCAATCACGCCTGCCGCTACGCGACCCACCTGATCGCGCTGCGCGACGGGAGGATCGTCGCGGAGGGGGCGCCGGGCGACGTCGTCGACGCCGAGCTGGTCGAGGCCGTCTTCGGCCTGCCCTGCCGCGTGATCCCGGACCCGGAGACCGGCACGCCGCTGGTCGTGCCGGCCGCGCGGACGCGCGCCGCCCGCGCCGCGCCCGGTCCCGCGGCCTAG
- a CDS encoding iron chelate uptake ABC transporter family permease subunit: protein MSPSVRSVGLLAAVAALAVAVVLSLALGAKSIPLAEVFGDLLHPDGSQNSAIVHDLRVPRTLLGLGVGIALGLAGALMQALTRNPLADPGLLGINAGAAAAVVIAVGLFGVGGLTGYIWFAFAGAGVAAVVVYLIAAAGRGGATPVRLALAGTAVTAALLSLTQAITLLDRAAFETWRFWWVGSLAGRDAQTIAEVAPFLVVGAVLALALARPLNALALGDDAGRALGAHVGRTRVLGGVAITLLCGAATAAAGPIAFIGLTIPHIARAIVGPDQRWVLSYSLVLAPLLLLVSDVLGRVVTRPGELQVGIVMAFVGAPVFLLLVRRRRIAQL from the coding sequence GTGTCGCCGTCCGTCCGCAGCGTCGGCCTGCTCGCCGCCGTCGCGGCGCTCGCCGTCGCCGTCGTGCTGAGCCTCGCGCTCGGCGCCAAGTCGATCCCGCTCGCGGAGGTCTTCGGCGACCTGCTGCATCCCGACGGCTCGCAGAACAGCGCGATCGTCCACGACCTGCGCGTCCCGCGGACGCTGCTCGGGCTCGGCGTCGGGATCGCGCTCGGCCTCGCCGGCGCGCTGATGCAGGCGCTCACGCGCAACCCGCTCGCGGACCCCGGCCTGCTCGGCATCAACGCCGGCGCGGCAGCCGCGGTCGTGATCGCCGTCGGGCTGTTCGGCGTCGGCGGGCTGACCGGCTACATCTGGTTCGCGTTCGCCGGCGCAGGGGTCGCCGCGGTCGTCGTCTACCTGATCGCCGCCGCCGGCCGCGGCGGCGCGACGCCGGTGCGGCTCGCGCTCGCGGGCACCGCGGTGACGGCCGCGCTGCTGTCGCTGACGCAGGCGATCACGCTGCTCGACAGAGCGGCGTTCGAGACGTGGCGGTTCTGGTGGGTCGGCTCGCTCGCCGGCCGCGACGCGCAGACGATCGCCGAGGTCGCGCCGTTCCTGGTCGTCGGCGCGGTGCTCGCGCTCGCACTCGCGCGGCCGCTCAACGCGCTCGCGCTCGGCGACGACGCCGGCCGCGCGCTCGGCGCGCACGTCGGCCGCACGCGCGTGCTCGGCGGCGTCGCGATCACGCTGCTGTGCGGCGCGGCGACCGCCGCCGCCGGGCCGATCGCGTTCATCGGCCTGACGATCCCGCACATCGCGCGCGCAATCGTCGGCCCCGACCAGCGCTGGGTGCTGTCGTACTCGCTCGTGCTCGCGCCGCTGCTGCTGCTCGTCTCCGACGTGCTCGGCCGCGTCGTCACGCGGCCCGGGGAGCTGCAGGTCGGGATCGTGATGGCGTTCGTCGGCGCACCGGTCTTCCTGCTGCTCGTGCGGCGCCGGAGGATCGCCCAGCTCTGA
- a CDS encoding L,D-transpeptidase gives MRAARRSAARRAVASATTAAIVAGAALTGAPGAAAAAPAAAGPAAAPAEVAPAAAATQVLSADRPAALAGAAPLRPAAVEDGPDQVLPGANVARVLFTTRATERPGGGKLLARVGALAPFGSGEAQYAVDAQRVVDGRLYVRMLLAQRPNGTAGWVSGDDVALLRTRWRVAIDLRARQLTVAFGDRRVKRFPAVVGRPSAPTPRGRFAISELLPQRPANGFFGSWIVPITAFSDTYTEFLGGPGRVAIHGRGAASLLDPLGSATSHGCVRLRNGDIAWLARRLEPGVPVTVR, from the coding sequence GTGCGCGCGGCGCGCCGCTCTGCGGCCCGCCGCGCAGTCGCATCCGCAACGACCGCCGCGATCGTCGCCGGCGCCGCCCTCACGGGCGCGCCGGGGGCGGCCGCCGCCGCCCCGGCCGCCGCTGGCCCGGCCGCCGCTCCGGCCGAGGTCGCCCCGGCGGCCGCCGCCACGCAGGTGCTGTCGGCCGACCGGCCCGCCGCGCTCGCCGGCGCCGCGCCGCTGCGGCCGGCCGCCGTCGAGGACGGCCCCGACCAGGTGCTGCCGGGCGCGAACGTCGCCCGCGTGCTGTTCACGACGCGCGCGACCGAACGGCCGGGCGGCGGCAAGCTGCTCGCCCGGGTCGGCGCGCTGGCGCCGTTCGGCAGCGGCGAGGCGCAGTACGCGGTCGACGCGCAGCGCGTCGTCGACGGCAGGCTGTACGTGCGGATGCTGCTGGCGCAGCGGCCCAACGGGACCGCCGGCTGGGTCTCCGGCGACGACGTCGCGCTGCTGCGGACGCGCTGGAGGGTCGCGATCGACCTGCGCGCGCGGCAGCTGACGGTCGCATTCGGCGACCGTCGCGTGAAGCGCTTCCCGGCGGTCGTCGGGAGACCGTCGGCGCCGACGCCGCGCGGGCGCTTCGCGATCTCCGAGCTGCTGCCGCAGCGTCCGGCGAACGGCTTCTTCGGCAGTTGGATCGTGCCGATCACGGCGTTCTCGGACACCTACACCGAGTTCCTCGGCGGCCCCGGACGGGTCGCGATCCACGGGCGCGGGGCGGCGTCGCTGCTCGACCCGCTCGGCAGTGCGACGTCGCACGGGTGCGTGCGGCTGCGCAACGGCGACATCGCATGGCTCGCGCGGCGGCTGGAGCCCGGCGTGCCGGTGACGGTGCGCTGA
- a CDS encoding TIM44-like domain-containing protein produces MPSTRILRPGVLHLAAALALTAVVLLLDAALALGAAGGGSSGFGGGGGGGGGGGGGFGGGGGGTGTGRGVGGVGSLIIFGLIAIVVIVVAIIAGIQVARYNRRRRERERRVELAAAVAADDDPAFAPDAVRSSCEQIFLDAQAAWDARDDARLAQLLVPDLLVEWSRRLDDFARKGWHNRVEVLSIDAIEYLGLTNREGDKDDRVTVRISAKLRDYVELRNGMIMKRNESGSDVVALTEFWTLAKRADGNGWIVASIESDAEGQHVLDAEIVHSPWSDDGRMADASLLEVAALDKLPDGVSTAEVADLDYAGDARTAALDLSLVDGRWAPDVLEASVRRAVAAWAEAVDGADADLLDVATPAAAQALLHPGDSSGRTRLVIRGPRVRHLRIAALDPAAEPPTMTAEVEVSGRRYIEDRDTAAVLSGSKQRASTVTERWTLALAGPDERPWQVVDAAAGSVTA; encoded by the coding sequence ATGCCTTCCACGCGAATCCTCCGTCCCGGCGTGCTCCACCTCGCGGCGGCGCTCGCGCTGACCGCCGTCGTCCTGCTGCTCGACGCCGCGCTCGCGCTCGGCGCCGCCGGCGGCGGCTCGTCCGGCTTCGGCGGGGGCGGAGGCGGCGGTGGGGGCGGAGGCGGCGGCTTCGGCGGCGGAGGCGGCGGCACGGGCACCGGGCGCGGCGTCGGCGGCGTCGGCTCGCTGATCATCTTCGGCCTGATCGCGATCGTCGTGATCGTCGTCGCGATCATCGCCGGCATCCAGGTCGCCCGCTACAACAGGCGCCGCAGAGAGCGTGAGCGCAGAGTCGAGCTGGCGGCCGCGGTCGCCGCCGACGACGACCCGGCGTTCGCGCCGGACGCCGTGCGCAGCTCGTGCGAGCAGATCTTCCTCGACGCGCAGGCGGCGTGGGACGCGCGCGACGACGCCCGCCTCGCGCAGCTGCTCGTGCCCGACCTGCTGGTCGAGTGGAGTCGCCGGCTCGACGACTTCGCCCGCAAGGGCTGGCACAACCGCGTCGAGGTGCTGTCGATCGACGCGATCGAGTACCTCGGGCTGACCAACCGCGAGGGCGACAAGGACGACCGCGTGACCGTCCGCATCAGCGCGAAGCTGCGCGACTACGTCGAGCTGCGCAACGGGATGATCATGAAGCGCAACGAGTCCGGCTCGGACGTCGTCGCGCTGACCGAGTTCTGGACGCTCGCCAAGCGCGCCGACGGGAACGGCTGGATCGTCGCCTCGATCGAGAGCGACGCGGAGGGACAGCACGTGCTCGACGCCGAGATCGTCCACTCGCCGTGGAGCGACGACGGCCGGATGGCAGACGCGTCGCTGCTGGAGGTCGCCGCGCTCGACAAGCTGCCGGACGGCGTCAGCACCGCCGAGGTCGCCGACCTCGACTACGCGGGCGACGCGCGCACCGCGGCGCTCGACCTCTCGCTCGTCGACGGGCGCTGGGCGCCCGACGTGCTGGAGGCGTCGGTACGCCGCGCGGTGGCGGCGTGGGCGGAGGCGGTCGACGGCGCTGACGCCGACCTGCTCGACGTCGCGACGCCGGCGGCGGCGCAGGCGCTGCTGCACCCCGGCGACAGCTCCGGCCGCACACGGCTGGTGATCCGCGGCCCGCGCGTGAGACACCTGCGGATCGCCGCGCTCGACCCGGCTGCGGAGCCGCCGACGATGACCGCCGAGGTCGAGGTCAGCGGCCGCCGCTACATCGAGGACCGCGACACGGCGGCGGTGCTGAGCGGCAGCAAGCAGCGCGCGAGCACCGTCACCGAGCGCTGGACGCTCGCGCTCGCCGGCCCCGACGAGCGGCCGTGGCAGGTCGTCGACGCGGCCGCCGGAAGTGTCACCGCTTGA
- a CDS encoding FecCD family ABC transporter permease, with translation MAASSQPVLPGRVLRSPGGAVALRFEARPFWVGCVLVFVLLALAIVGVGTGEYPLSPAEVVRTLLGGGDRSSEFIVETLRLPRVLCALLVGGALGLAGAIFQSLTRNPLGSPDVVGFTSGSAAGAVAVITLIGASGGAATSVGAVGGGLVTAALVLALAYRHGIQGYRLVLVGIGVGLLLRAITDWLLTRARYEDAQAAVVWIIGSLNGRGWEQVRPLALALALLVPLALLLGRTLRALELGDETAQALGVPVERGRVALVVVGVALTAVATAAAGPIAFVALTAPQLARRLTRASGPGLLPALLMGAVLLEASDCAAQRIWPEQGLPVGIVTGVLGGVYLSWLLASEWRRRSG, from the coding sequence ATGGCCGCCTCCTCACAGCCCGTCCTGCCCGGCCGCGTCCTGCGCTCGCCCGGCGGCGCCGTCGCGCTGCGCTTCGAGGCGCGGCCGTTCTGGGTCGGCTGCGTGCTCGTGTTCGTCCTGCTCGCGCTCGCGATCGTCGGCGTCGGGACCGGCGAGTACCCGCTCTCGCCGGCCGAGGTCGTCCGCACGCTGCTCGGCGGCGGCGACCGCTCGAGCGAGTTCATCGTCGAGACGCTGCGGCTCCCGCGCGTGCTGTGCGCGCTGCTCGTCGGCGGCGCGCTCGGGCTCGCCGGGGCGATCTTCCAGAGCCTCACGCGCAACCCGCTCGGCAGCCCCGACGTCGTCGGCTTCACGTCCGGCTCGGCGGCGGGAGCGGTCGCGGTGATCACGCTGATCGGGGCGAGCGGCGGCGCCGCGACGTCGGTCGGCGCCGTCGGCGGCGGGCTGGTGACCGCCGCGCTCGTGCTCGCGCTCGCCTACCGCCACGGAATCCAGGGCTACCGGCTCGTGCTCGTCGGGATCGGCGTCGGCCTGCTGCTGCGGGCGATCACCGACTGGCTGCTGACCCGCGCGAGATACGAGGACGCGCAGGCGGCGGTGGTCTGGATCATCGGCAGCCTCAACGGGCGCGGCTGGGAGCAGGTGCGACCGCTCGCGCTCGCGCTCGCGCTGCTGGTCCCGCTCGCGCTGCTGCTCGGGCGCACGCTGCGCGCGCTGGAGCTGGGCGACGAGACGGCGCAGGCGCTCGGGGTGCCGGTCGAGCGCGGGCGCGTCGCGCTCGTCGTCGTCGGCGTCGCGCTGACCGCGGTCGCGACCGCCGCCGCCGGCCCGATCGCGTTCGTCGCGCTGACCGCGCCGCAGCTCGCGCGGCGGCTCACGCGCGCGTCCGGGCCCGGGCTGCTGCCCGCGCTGCTGATGGGCGCGGTGCTGCTGGAGGCGAGCGACTGCGCCGCGCAGCGGATCTGGCCGGAGCAGGGGCTCCCGGTCGGCATCGTCACGGGCGTCCTCGGAGGCGTCTACCTGTCATGGCTGCTCGCGAGCGAGTGGCGGAGGAGGAGCGGATGA
- a CDS encoding ABC transporter substrate-binding protein: MADRPAPRLARPLLRPTRRGFLLGAAGATAAAALAACGGDDGGPAASAAAGDAGAFPVSVRDRYGTTTIERTPERVVCFGYNDHDTMLALGVVPVGLIQWIPEWKRGVGPWSLRALGDARPELFSGSEIPFETIAALRPDLILAVNHDLRAGDRDRLAEICPLVSTPAGYPSYGLPPDVQALQVGAALGLADRTRGLVEQVARTYADARRRNPSFAGRQAMIVTPAGDGQMSVFADTDTRGRLVRSLGFRQPAAVAGMVGDDFYAYISPERFDVMDVDVLIVLAYDQTTTGRLASMPTYQRLGVVRRGATVIVDDVDTAMALAASTVTSTPYALGDLVPRLRAALAKRA, from the coding sequence CCCCACCCGCCGCGGCTTCCTGCTCGGCGCCGCCGGCGCGACCGCCGCCGCGGCGCTCGCCGCCTGCGGAGGTGACGACGGCGGACCGGCCGCGTCGGCCGCCGCGGGCGACGCCGGCGCGTTCCCCGTCAGCGTCAGAGACAGATACGGCACGACGACGATCGAGCGCACGCCCGAGCGGGTCGTCTGCTTCGGCTACAACGACCACGACACGATGCTCGCGCTCGGCGTCGTGCCGGTCGGTCTGATCCAGTGGATCCCCGAGTGGAAGCGCGGCGTCGGCCCGTGGTCGCTGAGAGCGCTCGGCGACGCGCGACCGGAGCTGTTCAGCGGCTCCGAGATCCCGTTCGAGACGATCGCCGCGCTGCGGCCGGACCTGATCCTCGCGGTCAACCACGACCTCAGAGCCGGCGACCGCGACCGTCTCGCCGAGATCTGCCCGCTCGTCTCGACGCCGGCCGGCTACCCCTCCTACGGCCTCCCGCCCGACGTGCAGGCGCTGCAGGTCGGCGCCGCGCTCGGCCTGGCCGACAGAACCCGGGGGCTGGTCGAGCAGGTCGCGCGCACGTACGCCGACGCCCGCCGGCGCAACCCGTCGTTCGCCGGCAGGCAGGCGATGATCGTGACGCCGGCGGGCGACGGGCAGATGTCGGTCTTCGCCGACACCGACACGCGCGGCCGGCTCGTGCGGTCGCTCGGCTTCCGCCAGCCCGCCGCCGTCGCCGGCATGGTCGGCGACGACTTCTACGCGTACATCTCGCCGGAGCGCTTCGACGTGATGGACGTCGACGTGCTGATCGTGCTCGCCTACGACCAGACCACGACCGGCAGACTGGCGAGCATGCCGACCTATCAGCGGCTCGGCGTCGTCAGACGCGGCGCGACCGTGATCGTCGACGACGTCGACACCGCGATGGCGCTCGCCGCGTCGACCGTCACCTCGACGCCGTACGCGCTCGGCGACCTCGTGCCGCGGCTCAGAGCCGCGCTCGCGAAGCGCGCCTAG